The following proteins are encoded in a genomic region of Leptolyngbya boryana PCC 6306:
- a CDS encoding type II toxin-antitoxin system VapC family toxin produces the protein MYLLDTNICSALMKGNRRASIRFNRAFPQCYTSTIVVAELYKGILDSQRLQDNLQSLADLTTYLAIESFDLAAAEEFGRIQVELKRIGKPTGEVDALIAAVARSRQSILVTNNTRHFENIANLQLEDWLEP, from the coding sequence GTGTATTTACTGGATACTAATATTTGCAGTGCGTTGATGAAAGGCAACCGTCGAGCCTCAATTCGATTTAACCGAGCATTTCCGCAATGCTATACATCGACGATCGTTGTCGCAGAACTCTACAAGGGCATTCTCGACTCCCAACGTCTGCAAGACAATCTGCAATCACTTGCAGATTTGACGACTTACCTAGCGATTGAATCATTTGATTTAGCCGCTGCTGAAGAGTTTGGCAGAATTCAAGTTGAACTTAAACGCATTGGTAAGCCTACAGGTGAGGTCGATGCACTGATTGCAGCAGTTGCTCGCTCACGGCAATCTATTTTAGTGACGAACAATACGCGCCACTTTGAGAATATCGCGAACTTACAGCTTGAAGACTGGCTGGAGCCATAA
- a CDS encoding histidine phosphatase family protein yields MKVKGILRGQTIELLEQVNAPDGTEVSVEVEILSAPHHSPAQPLSDEERLTKLNELFGAWENQPDLDEIFAEIDRERHAYRGRQIDSFDD; encoded by the coding sequence ATGAAAGTGAAAGGAATTTTACGCGGACAAACGATCGAATTACTAGAGCAAGTGAACGCACCAGATGGAACGGAGGTCAGTGTCGAAGTTGAAATTCTCTCGGCTCCTCACCATTCACCAGCGCAGCCTTTGAGCGATGAGGAGCGTTTGACAAAGCTGAATGAGTTATTTGGAGCGTGGGAAAACCAGCCTGACTTAGATGAGATTTTTGCTGAAATTGATCGAGAGCGACACGCTTATCGAGGTCGGCAGATTGATTCATTTGATGACTAA
- a CDS encoding DUF1156 domain-containing protein: MTTRKPVFIEKIMPVKLLNEQVYYEHGGNPFKGLHRWYSRKPLSFSRASVLGSLLPEGVTIEEFEYLLGLNRRVAGMQDKTTKLYKTPPSPDRIKKVQELCEQQWGTKTPVVLDAFAGGGSIPFEAARYGLKVLASDLNPVAVVTMKAAIEYPLKFGPDLQQDIDKWVKWVGDEAEKRLAEFFPSLPGEKVQNYLWAHTVVCPNCESTVPLSPNWWLYKRPEKQNLNKWCAVRPIPNPEQKRVDFELVKGKKGKGNTIVCENGEEYNPDDFSTIGRGVGKCLCCENVIESSYIDEKLLNKDYIHEMYAIAYQVNSGGLKFRLPEKLDFEAFSAAVLKLDGYANSLLIPSEGFPEGEDTRCYNRGVRSWDQMFNSRQLLTLVVYVEILNDVKAKLQIEYEPEKVEAIITYLALVFDRCVDRNCRLSIWHTARASVERASTQHTLNLTWNYPEISGSAELWKSSADAFASDYESLCLLFGTKPGSSGIPGIEAFEPKSIQIDSASADSLIHIPDQSVFAIVTDPPYYATIQYAELSDFFYVWQKRTLGDIFPDLFWSDLTDKDREAVANPSRFRNMGMSPEELANQDYEAKMALAFAEYHRVLRDDGVMTVQFNHKDSGAWDVLAKSLIDAGFEITASWSVSTENPQNLHQAQKNSVSSTVLLVCRKRDPNSGQAWWDDLRPQVAHLVEQRAPEFEANDIDGIDLYLSAFGPALNVFSRHSPILDTSGNEVRPEQAFSEARKAVANYRFRKLAQTDTLGFDPLTTWYILAWDAFRAREFPFDEARQLALAVGGFNVSDLAKTHKLLDSTSGICKLLTPDQRFKKRAFSTNPEDFTLTSLIDGLHALIAIYLEEQSIDPVRRFLKTTGLLSNDLFMRAWEVTLRVIPHIGDERKRMPEEKALADLWLAMDEIKAKVRYEQPELDLGDVQQSLF, from the coding sequence ATGACGACCCGGAAGCCTGTGTTTATCGAGAAGATTATGCCTGTGAAGCTCCTCAATGAGCAGGTGTATTACGAGCATGGGGGGAATCCGTTTAAGGGGTTGCATCGGTGGTATTCGCGCAAACCCTTGTCGTTTAGTCGGGCTTCGGTGTTGGGATCGCTGTTACCCGAGGGAGTGACGATCGAAGAATTTGAGTATCTGCTGGGGCTGAATCGGCGAGTCGCGGGGATGCAGGATAAGACAACGAAGCTGTATAAGACTCCGCCTTCGCCTGATCGAATTAAGAAGGTACAGGAACTTTGTGAGCAACAGTGGGGAACGAAAACGCCTGTTGTGCTGGATGCGTTTGCGGGGGGCGGGAGTATTCCGTTTGAGGCAGCGCGGTATGGGCTGAAGGTGTTGGCTTCGGATCTCAATCCGGTGGCAGTGGTGACGATGAAGGCTGCGATCGAGTATCCGCTGAAGTTTGGGCCTGATTTGCAGCAGGATATCGATAAATGGGTGAAATGGGTTGGGGACGAGGCGGAAAAGAGACTGGCTGAGTTTTTTCCATCATTGCCTGGTGAGAAGGTTCAGAACTATCTATGGGCACATACAGTTGTTTGCCCGAACTGTGAATCGACTGTTCCTTTAAGCCCGAATTGGTGGTTATACAAACGCCCTGAAAAGCAGAACTTAAACAAGTGGTGTGCTGTTAGACCCATTCCAAATCCTGAACAGAAGCGAGTCGATTTTGAATTGGTAAAGGGGAAGAAAGGGAAGGGAAATACGATCGTTTGTGAGAACGGTGAAGAGTATAACCCTGATGACTTCTCAACAATAGGTAGAGGTGTTGGGAAATGCCTATGCTGCGAAAATGTAATTGAAAGTAGCTATATCGATGAGAAACTTTTGAACAAAGATTACATTCACGAAATGTATGCTATCGCCTATCAGGTAAATTCAGGAGGGTTAAAGTTTCGCCTGCCAGAAAAGTTGGATTTTGAAGCCTTTTCAGCAGCAGTCTTAAAGCTTGACGGATATGCTAATTCTCTACTAATTCCTTCGGAAGGCTTTCCTGAAGGAGAAGATACTCGCTGCTACAATCGCGGTGTTAGAAGTTGGGATCAAATGTTTAATTCTCGTCAGCTTTTGACGCTTGTGGTTTATGTTGAAATTCTCAATGATGTTAAAGCTAAGTTGCAGATTGAGTATGAGCCGGAGAAGGTAGAAGCGATCATAACTTATTTGGCTTTGGTATTTGATCGATGTGTTGACCGTAACTGTAGATTATCTATTTGGCATACAGCTAGAGCTTCAGTAGAGAGAGCAAGTACACAACACACTTTAAATCTGACATGGAACTATCCTGAAATAAGTGGCTCTGCCGAACTTTGGAAATCTTCTGCGGATGCTTTTGCTTCAGACTATGAAAGCCTGTGTTTACTATTTGGTACTAAACCTGGATCATCAGGCATACCAGGAATCGAAGCTTTTGAGCCGAAATCAATCCAAATTGATTCAGCTTCAGCAGATAGTTTAATTCATATTCCTGATCAATCTGTTTTCGCGATCGTCACTGATCCCCCCTACTACGCCACAATCCAATATGCTGAACTATCCGATTTCTTCTACGTTTGGCAAAAGCGCACATTAGGCGACATCTTCCCCGATCTCTTCTGGTCAGACCTTACCGACAAAGACCGCGAAGCCGTCGCCAACCCTTCCCGCTTCCGCAACATGGGCATGAGTCCCGAAGAACTTGCCAACCAAGACTACGAAGCAAAAATGGCGCTTGCCTTTGCCGAATACCATCGAGTCCTGCGCGACGACGGCGTAATGACCGTCCAATTCAACCACAAAGACTCCGGAGCCTGGGATGTCCTCGCCAAATCCCTCATCGATGCAGGCTTCGAGATCACCGCCTCCTGGTCAGTCAGCACCGAAAACCCGCAAAACCTCCACCAAGCCCAGAAAAACTCCGTCTCCAGCACCGTCCTCTTGGTGTGCCGCAAACGCGACCCCAACTCAGGACAAGCCTGGTGGGACGACCTGCGCCCCCAAGTCGCCCACCTCGTCGAACAACGCGCCCCCGAATTCGAGGCAAACGACATCGACGGCATCGACCTCTACCTCTCCGCCTTCGGTCCCGCCCTCAACGTCTTCTCCCGCCACTCCCCTATCCTCGACACCTCCGGCAACGAAGTCCGCCCCGAACAAGCCTTCTCCGAAGCCCGCAAAGCCGTCGCCAACTACCGCTTCCGCAAACTCGCCCAAACCGACACCCTCGGCTTCGATCCCCTTACTACCTGGTACATCCTCGCCTGGGATGCCTTCCGCGCCCGCGAATTCCCCTTCGATGAAGCCCGCCAGCTTGCCCTCGCCGTCGGTGGCTTCAACGTCTCCGACCTCGCCAAAACCCACAAACTCCTCGACTCCACCAGCGGCATCTGCAAACTGCTCACCCCCGACCAGCGCTTCAAAAAACGCGCCTTTTCCACCAACCCCGAAGACTTCACCCTCACTTCGCTCATCGACGGACTCCACGCCCTAATCGCCATCTACCTCGAAGAACAATCCATTGATCCTGTCCGCCGCTTCCTCAAAACTACCGGACTTTTGAGCAACGATTTATTTATGCGTGCCTGGGAAGTCACCCTGCGCGTGATTCCACATATTGGGGACGAGCGCAAACGAATGCCCGAAGAAAAAGCCCTTGCCGATCTGTGGCTGGCAATGGACGAAATCAAAGCCAAAGTCCGCTACGAACAGCCAGAATTAGACTTAGGCGATGTGCAACAGAGTTTGTTTTAA
- a CDS encoding ATP-binding protein, which yields MKGELLKRLFRAIASEDKEAIQSLMTLVVEEERKKGHLTLAEQLSSIVKRGMSNGSAIPFPPGLPAPPPGLPKPAFPRGISSRPNLSEPPGTLSPLPMSKRSNHPLVISIPRDRLKHHMILPDDTEERFRRIEREYAARDRLAHYGLQYRQKVLLYGSPGCGKTMGAERLAWNTGLPFVKVRFDALVSSYLGETASNLREVFEVAAQNPCLLFIDECDAIAKSREDHQEVGEIKRVVNAFLQLLDEFESTSGLLVAATNLDKSLDEAIWRRFDDAIEVPKPTEREIEAILKQTLSSVTIGTINWATILEKMQGFSAAETVRVAQDAAKRAILDREELVIQEHLEVSIQELRAAHA from the coding sequence ATGAAAGGAGAGTTGCTCAAACGATTATTTAGAGCGATCGCTAGCGAAGACAAAGAGGCGATCCAAAGCCTCATGACCCTTGTGGTTGAAGAAGAACGTAAAAAAGGACATCTAACCCTTGCCGAGCAACTCTCCAGCATCGTCAAAAGAGGAATGTCTAACGGCTCTGCAATTCCATTCCCTCCAGGACTTCCAGCCCCACCTCCAGGACTCCCCAAACCCGCCTTTCCAAGGGGCATCTCCTCTCGTCCTAACCTGAGTGAGCCACCCGGCACTCTCAGTCCATTACCAATGAGCAAACGCTCCAATCACCCGTTGGTCATCAGCATCCCCCGCGATCGCCTCAAGCACCACATGATTTTGCCCGATGACACCGAAGAACGCTTTCGACGCATTGAGCGAGAATATGCCGCCCGCGATCGCTTAGCTCACTATGGCTTGCAATATCGTCAAAAAGTGCTGCTTTACGGTTCTCCAGGTTGCGGTAAGACAATGGGCGCAGAACGCCTCGCTTGGAATACTGGACTCCCTTTCGTAAAAGTTCGTTTTGATGCCCTAGTATCCTCCTACTTAGGGGAAACGGCTAGCAATTTAAGAGAAGTCTTTGAGGTGGCAGCCCAAAATCCTTGCCTCCTGTTCATCGACGAATGTGATGCGATCGCAAAATCCCGCGAAGATCATCAAGAAGTTGGCGAAATCAAACGAGTCGTCAACGCTTTCTTACAGCTTCTAGATGAGTTTGAATCGACAAGCGGACTTTTGGTAGCCGCAACCAACCTCGACAAATCACTCGATGAAGCAATCTGGAGACGATTTGATGATGCGATCGAAGTACCAAAACCTACAGAAAGGGAAATTGAGGCTATCCTAAAACAGACCCTTTCCTCGGTCACAATTGGCACGATCAACTGGGCAACCATCCTTGAGAAAATGCAAGGATTTTCCGCAGCAGAAACTGTCCGGGTCGCTCAAGATGCTGCTAAACGTGCCATCCTCGACCGAGAAGAATTGGTCATCCAGGAACATCTGGAAGTATCAATTCAAGAACTTCGAGCCGCTCATGCCTAA
- a CDS encoding S8 family peptidase, whose translation MPNASQQFPHIFLKFVKSGTAASGGFPRPTQQSLANKGDAGGHGGRLKTSVSSIVLDWQTVREQRSQEGKPDLPDAAPLILKVDPQAFDADKLKSFGIEVILELEDGYIIGASADAGLTQLQEKIEKFMREEYGSGRVAQIYEVLEGRLGRLEYILSEELMARWDQIKDDDSYIVEVGVACVGLTSQFSDHPRRTEGETDDHYAQRIARWSDRRQQTEQEWNELLWKRQDDFLDFIQNYQHEIIQDASWDDRSHVALLPDSFSCVIEITGKGLKDVVINFPFVFDVSEPDQFAEPTIDVPFLPTPEPAFMLEPPSLLAPKVCVIDSGMQEQHQYLASAIDTVHSQCWIPGESHRTSDDVTGGGHGTRVAGAVLYPRELPKSGSHSAVCWLQNARVLNRDGIVPKKLNLSEVLNEIVEFYYNRTGTRIFNHSITGSVPCRLQYMSAWAAEIDYLTWRNDILFILAAGNIPIYRGIELGLSRRTIYEHFEAGLSYPEYLLKSSSRIANPAQSFQALTVGSISHTTYEVPPIQSIAKEDYPSAFSCSGYGIWDSIKPDVVEYGGDLAIDSGQPPSFPNIPELCPELVRSTTGGAPLSDQGAVGTSYAAPKVAHIAAVLAATFPQASCLLYRALIVHSARLPKWTNSSNEKLAQAIQMMGYGLPNLERALGNAPNRITLVTNEDVLISARQAHIYQVQLPPELQSLASEYDVLIEITLSYKAEPRRTRRNKRKYLSTWLHWQCSQKGESSDKFLERVLNDYEAQEDEEGGDGDFAWTLGQQKNYGKMRNISRGTGTVQKDWAIVQPDKLREAFCIAVVGHKGWNNDPTALVPYSLAVSFEVMDANVQVYTSFVEAQVPLQEQAQLEIQQKVIF comes from the coding sequence ATGCCTAACGCCTCCCAACAGTTCCCGCACATTTTTCTCAAGTTTGTAAAAAGTGGAACCGCTGCATCTGGTGGTTTTCCAAGACCAACTCAGCAATCGTTAGCCAATAAAGGAGATGCGGGCGGGCACGGAGGTAGACTCAAGACATCGGTTTCATCGATCGTCTTAGACTGGCAAACTGTTCGAGAGCAACGCAGCCAAGAAGGAAAGCCTGATTTACCCGACGCTGCACCATTAATTCTCAAAGTCGATCCACAAGCTTTTGATGCCGATAAGCTCAAGAGTTTTGGCATTGAAGTCATTCTTGAACTAGAAGACGGCTATATCATCGGGGCTTCCGCAGATGCTGGGCTTACTCAATTGCAGGAGAAGATTGAGAAGTTTATGCGTGAAGAATATGGCAGTGGTAGAGTCGCGCAAATCTATGAGGTTTTAGAAGGAAGGCTTGGACGACTGGAGTACATCCTCTCAGAAGAGTTGATGGCACGATGGGATCAAATCAAAGACGATGATAGCTACATTGTTGAAGTCGGTGTTGCTTGCGTCGGCTTGACCTCACAATTTTCTGACCACCCCCGTCGCACAGAAGGAGAAACGGACGACCATTATGCTCAAAGAATTGCTCGATGGAGCGACCGCCGCCAACAAACGGAGCAAGAGTGGAATGAACTTCTGTGGAAGCGGCAAGATGATTTTCTAGATTTTATTCAGAATTATCAGCACGAAATTATCCAAGATGCTTCTTGGGATGATCGATCGCACGTCGCACTCTTACCAGATAGTTTTTCTTGTGTCATTGAGATTACAGGCAAGGGACTCAAAGATGTCGTAATCAACTTTCCATTTGTATTTGATGTTAGCGAACCTGATCAATTCGCTGAACCTACGATCGATGTTCCATTCCTTCCAACCCCAGAGCCAGCTTTTATGCTAGAACCGCCCAGCCTTTTAGCGCCAAAAGTTTGCGTGATCGATAGCGGAATGCAAGAGCAACATCAATACCTTGCCAGTGCCATTGATACAGTCCATTCGCAATGTTGGATTCCTGGCGAAAGCCATCGGACCTCCGATGATGTTACAGGCGGGGGTCACGGAACTCGTGTGGCAGGTGCAGTCTTATACCCAAGAGAGCTTCCTAAATCAGGCAGTCACTCAGCAGTGTGTTGGCTACAAAATGCCAGAGTTCTGAATCGGGATGGCATCGTGCCCAAAAAGCTCAACCTATCGGAGGTGTTGAACGAGATCGTTGAGTTCTACTACAATCGCACCGGAACTCGCATTTTCAATCACTCCATCACAGGTTCTGTTCCTTGCCGCTTACAGTATATGAGCGCATGGGCAGCGGAAATTGATTACCTAACTTGGCGGAATGACATTCTCTTCATCCTAGCTGCGGGAAACATTCCAATTTACCGAGGAATAGAGTTAGGACTCTCTCGCCGAACCATCTATGAACATTTTGAGGCTGGACTATCATATCCAGAATATCTCCTCAAATCCTCTTCACGGATTGCAAACCCCGCTCAGAGCTTTCAAGCCTTAACGGTTGGCTCGATCTCGCATACCACTTATGAGGTTCCACCCATCCAATCGATCGCAAAAGAAGATTACCCATCAGCCTTCTCCTGTTCAGGCTATGGAATCTGGGATTCAATTAAGCCTGATGTCGTTGAATACGGAGGGGATTTGGCAATAGATTCTGGTCAGCCTCCCAGTTTCCCAAATATCCCAGAGCTTTGTCCTGAATTAGTTCGATCCACGACAGGAGGCGCACCGCTGAGTGATCAGGGTGCGGTCGGAACTTCCTATGCTGCACCTAAAGTTGCTCACATCGCTGCTGTACTGGCAGCAACTTTCCCTCAAGCAAGCTGTCTCCTTTACCGTGCGTTAATTGTCCATTCAGCTCGATTACCTAAGTGGACAAATAGCTCCAATGAAAAGCTTGCTCAGGCAATTCAAATGATGGGGTATGGTTTACCCAATCTAGAACGTGCGTTGGGAAATGCTCCCAACCGCATTACGCTCGTCACAAACGAGGATGTCTTGATTAGTGCGCGTCAAGCTCACATCTACCAAGTTCAACTCCCACCGGAGTTACAGTCACTCGCAAGTGAGTACGATGTTTTGATTGAGATCACCCTTTCTTACAAGGCAGAACCGCGTCGTACTCGTCGGAACAAGCGGAAATACTTGTCCACTTGGCTCCATTGGCAGTGCAGTCAAAAGGGAGAATCCTCCGACAAGTTTTTGGAAAGAGTTCTCAATGACTACGAAGCCCAAGAGGATGAAGAGGGAGGCGATGGTGACTTTGCGTGGACTTTAGGACAGCAGAAGAACTATGGAAAGATGAGAAACATCTCCAGAGGGACAGGAACCGTCCAAAAAGATTGGGCGATCGTACAGCCCGACAAATTACGGGAAGCGTTCTGTATTGCTGTCGTTGGACATAAAGGCTGGAACAACGATCCCACGGCTTTAGTTCCGTACTCTCTAGCTGTCAGCTTTGAAGTGATGGATGCCAACGTCCAAGTATATACCTCGTTTGTAGAAGCTCAAGTGCCTTTGCAGGAGCAAGCCCAACTCGAAATTCAGCAAAAAGTCATATTCTAG
- a CDS encoding MerR family transcriptional regulator, protein MATSEMQGEFTRQEALTLTGLSSGQLSRLDQAEIVVPRKLGNSKRPVVLYSWQQILELRTIANLRQRLSLQEIRKVINHLRNLHFEPSLFDKFLIFSDDKLYWINSDELGDQIIDLSSKNQGQLLLKAVHPIGQILDDIRQQAERKHVADFDKRAGRIPIEVA, encoded by the coding sequence GTGGCGACGAGTGAGATGCAAGGAGAATTTACCCGGCAAGAGGCGTTAACCCTGACAGGACTCAGTTCAGGGCAATTGAGTCGGCTTGATCAAGCTGAGATTGTCGTTCCTAGAAAATTGGGCAACTCCAAACGTCCGGTAGTGCTTTATAGCTGGCAGCAAATCCTTGAACTGAGAACGATTGCGAATTTGCGGCAGCGGCTATCACTTCAGGAAATCCGTAAAGTCATTAATCATTTAAGGAATCTTCATTTTGAGCCGTCGCTGTTTGACAAGTTTCTAATATTCAGCGACGACAAGCTGTATTGGATTAACTCGGATGAGTTAGGAGACCAAATTATTGACTTAAGTAGTAAAAATCAGGGGCAGTTGTTGCTAAAAGCTGTACACCCGATCGGTCAGATTCTGGATGACATCCGGCAACAGGCTGAGCGTAAACACGTTGCTGATTTTGATAAACGTGCTGGGCGCATTCCGATTGAAGTCGCTTGA
- a CDS encoding DUF7680 family protein, which yields MQEFQLKVVPTDNNNFALELYQCAYKKAGEKKRSAAKRIGRLKGQGLVQARQAIYTCLKANNYDPKTLSQQRQTPYVLTEESGVNLALLFQTLQPLSKPERIANIAAGVQAMSNEEAHYWFAKVSNGKRSQALRAIRVLLGD from the coding sequence ATGCAGGAGTTTCAGCTCAAAGTCGTTCCCACGGACAACAACAATTTCGCATTGGAGTTGTATCAATGCGCCTATAAAAAAGCAGGTGAGAAAAAGCGATCGGCTGCCAAGCGGATTGGTCGATTGAAAGGACAAGGTTTGGTGCAGGCTCGGCAAGCGATTTATACCTGCCTCAAAGCCAACAATTATGACCCAAAAACTCTCAGCCAACAGCGCCAGACTCCTTACGTTTTGACCGAAGAATCGGGGGTGAATCTGGCTCTTTTATTCCAGACGCTTCAACCGCTCTCTAAACCTGAGCGAATCGCTAATATTGCAGCAGGAGTTCAAGCAATGAGTAATGAGGAGGCACATTACTGGTTTGCTAAAGTCAGTAATGGAAAACGAAGTCAGGCGTTGCGGGCAATTCGAGTGCTACTAGGAGACTAA